The following proteins come from a genomic window of Nostoc sp. ATCC 53789:
- a CDS encoding pilus assembly protein PilO, protein MTLSDDLNFAEQGGEFDQATPASPVLFGIAFTPKIIGILVGVIGLAGAGYILLNLLMPAWESYQQQQAKSSELQGQIEQKKANIKQIEKVKEELAQAKQQKVQVLGLFANEKTLDTLLLDMNRLVESGNTPTSINAVRAKLKKFVPVSQKPEPITDGSLGLKVDGKLQRSTINAEITGTYEQTQSIIRNIERLQPLLIIKDYQATLAPLESRSPLDKTPVQVGPVAINTSFQLQVLMPLSPEEIAAKAAAAAKATPKK, encoded by the coding sequence ATGACGCTGAGTGATGATTTAAATTTTGCTGAACAAGGTGGGGAATTCGATCAGGCAACGCCAGCGTCCCCTGTGCTATTTGGTATTGCCTTCACGCCAAAAATCATTGGCATCTTGGTAGGGGTAATTGGTTTAGCGGGAGCAGGTTATATATTGTTAAACCTGCTGATGCCAGCTTGGGAAAGCTATCAGCAGCAGCAAGCAAAAAGCTCTGAACTGCAAGGGCAAATTGAGCAAAAAAAAGCCAATATCAAACAGATTGAAAAAGTTAAAGAGGAACTAGCACAGGCTAAACAGCAAAAAGTTCAGGTTTTAGGTTTATTTGCTAACGAGAAAACCTTAGACACATTGTTGTTAGATATGAACCGCTTAGTTGAGTCTGGCAATACTCCAACTTCTATTAATGCAGTCAGAGCCAAACTGAAGAAATTTGTGCCAGTTTCCCAAAAACCAGAACCGATTACTGATGGATCTCTAGGACTAAAGGTTGACGGCAAGCTGCAACGCAGCACTATCAATGCCGAAATTACAGGAACTTATGAGCAAACACAATCGATAATTCGTAACATTGAGCGATTACAGCCTTTGTTAATAATTAAAGATTATCAAGCAACTTTGGCTCCATTAGAATCAAGATCCCCATTAGACAAAACACCGGTACAGGTTGGGCCAGTAGCGATTAATACGTCATTCCAGTTACAGGTATTGATGCCGCTTAGTCCTGAAGAAATAGCAGCTAAAGCTGCTGCCGCAGCTAAAGCTACCCCGAAAAAGTAG
- a CDS encoding type IV pilus secretin family protein, whose translation MKQLHGNSFILGTAAFVFLAAQPVWAQISQVTNVQLNPVNGGINVALKTSSGSRPQVFTTKRGKALVADIINTQLRLPQGNSFRQDSPAPGIASVEVSQLDANSIRVTVTGSSNIPSSQPVVRSQNGITLSFSPSAGTIASAPTPTVPTPTAPPATTPAKSGQNSGVLVPNPEVTIDGQPAQAAGPGQPLSQAPPFLPRAVAPPVGDIAVSATDASPSTIDLGTQERVPRLVLRDAPVREVLSLLARAANLNLAYIGGEQAAGAANAAVSQTISLDIENEPVQDVFNYVLRLSGLEANRSNRTVFVGPKLPNSTRDMVMRNLRLNQVTVGVAINFLVGLGAESAISRERQVTSVSAVAVGNAAAPITQAQTTTETKVETQRVDFKDSNPLLRGLQALGDERTNSLTLIGPPKLVQMAMAQLTQLDIRRRQVVVNVKIIDVNLNNTQDYNTSFSFGIGNNYFSNDGGAASLNFGGSRPATSSEVANSVTSTPTITNPITGSPLLNQNGTFTVPNGGSGLRVIQDGQVVQEIPGDATFLQPISPANGNPTTPGLSDFTPGTPDTVTITTDPVTGRQTSTYAPGTRATSTFSLPSLYQFPKRLLSSLQAQVTNGNAKILTDPTLIVQEGQQALVNLTQEVVGNITIETTDNAGGSRTERKIDKQKVGLTLSVKIDRIDDNGFVSLSVAPTVSAPTGSQNTGNGQIVLVSERSLTSGLIRLRDGQTLILSGIIQDQDRTSISKIPILGDLPLIGALFRSTNRSNQRNEVIVLLTPQIMDDSENSSYGYNYNPSPEVRQILERRGLKLPGRQ comes from the coding sequence GTGAAACAGCTTCACGGTAATAGTTTTATATTAGGTACTGCCGCTTTTGTATTTTTGGCAGCTCAACCAGTTTGGGCACAAATTAGTCAAGTTACTAATGTCCAGTTAAATCCAGTTAATGGTGGAATTAATGTTGCTTTGAAAACTTCTTCAGGGTCGCGCCCCCAAGTTTTCACAACAAAAAGAGGTAAGGCTTTAGTTGCAGATATTATCAATACTCAATTACGATTACCACAAGGTAATAGTTTTCGTCAAGATAGTCCAGCACCAGGAATTGCATCTGTCGAGGTTAGCCAGCTTGATGCCAACAGCATTCGGGTAACGGTAACTGGCAGCAGCAATATACCTAGCAGTCAACCCGTGGTGCGATCGCAAAATGGAATTACACTCAGCTTTAGCCCATCGGCAGGCACTATAGCATCAGCACCAACGCCAACAGTGCCAACACCCACAGCACCGCCTGCTACAACTCCAGCCAAATCTGGTCAAAATTCAGGTGTTCTTGTTCCCAACCCAGAAGTCACCATTGACGGACAACCTGCACAAGCCGCAGGGCCTGGCCAACCTCTAAGCCAGGCTCCACCCTTTTTACCCAGAGCCGTTGCCCCCCCGGTAGGAGATATTGCTGTTTCCGCCACTGATGCTTCTCCTAGCACCATTGACTTAGGAACTCAGGAACGTGTACCCCGCTTAGTATTGCGAGATGCGCCAGTGCGTGAGGTTTTGTCACTGCTTGCTCGTGCTGCTAATTTGAACCTGGCTTATATCGGAGGTGAGCAAGCTGCTGGTGCTGCTAATGCAGCAGTTTCTCAAACAATCTCCCTAGATATAGAAAACGAGCCAGTGCAAGATGTGTTCAACTACGTCTTGCGTTTGAGTGGTTTAGAAGCTAACCGCAGTAATCGCACAGTTTTTGTGGGCCCTAAACTACCTAATTCCACCCGTGACATGGTTATGCGTAACCTGCGACTCAATCAGGTCACGGTGGGAGTCGCCATCAACTTTTTAGTTGGCTTGGGGGCAGAAAGTGCCATCAGCCGAGAACGACAAGTTACCAGTGTTAGTGCTGTAGCTGTTGGGAATGCAGCTGCTCCCATCACACAAGCTCAGACAACTACAGAAACCAAGGTAGAAACTCAACGCGTTGATTTCAAAGACTCTAACCCATTACTGAGAGGTTTACAGGCATTAGGAGATGAACGCACTAATTCTTTAACCTTGATTGGGCCTCCCAAGCTAGTTCAGATGGCAATGGCTCAACTAACTCAGCTTGATATCCGCCGTCGTCAAGTGGTAGTTAACGTCAAGATTATCGATGTTAATCTCAATAACACTCAGGACTACAACACTAGCTTCTCTTTTGGGATTGGCAACAACTACTTTTCAAATGATGGCGGTGCAGCAAGTCTAAATTTTGGCGGTTCAAGACCAGCTACTAGTTCTGAAGTAGCAAACAGTGTGACTAGTACACCTACTATTACGAATCCAATCACAGGCTCGCCTTTACTTAACCAAAATGGTACGTTCACGGTGCCAAATGGAGGTTCTGGCTTGAGAGTTATACAAGATGGCCAAGTTGTACAAGAAATTCCAGGTGATGCGACCTTTCTCCAACCTATTTCTCCCGCAAATGGCAATCCAACGACCCCTGGCCTTTCAGATTTCACTCCAGGAACACCAGACACGGTAACGATTACTACTGATCCCGTAACTGGAAGACAAACTAGTACCTATGCACCAGGCACTCGTGCAACATCTACATTTAGTTTGCCTTCTCTATACCAATTTCCTAAACGTCTTCTCAGTAGTTTGCAAGCTCAAGTGACAAATGGCAATGCCAAGATTTTGACTGACCCAACCTTAATTGTGCAAGAAGGTCAGCAGGCTCTTGTCAATCTGACTCAGGAAGTGGTCGGAAATATAACCATCGAAACAACAGATAATGCTGGTGGTTCTAGGACGGAAAGAAAAATTGATAAACAAAAAGTTGGCTTAACTTTAAGTGTGAAAATTGACCGGATTGACGATAATGGATTTGTTTCTCTATCGGTTGCTCCTACAGTCAGCGCTCCTACAGGCTCACAAAATACAGGAAATGGACAAATTGTTTTAGTCTCTGAGCGTTCCCTTACTTCTGGCTTAATTCGCTTACGAGATGGTCAGACACTAATTCTCTCAGGGATTATTCAAGACCAAGACCGGACAAGTATTTCCAAGATTCCCATCTTGGGCGATCTTCCACTGATTGGTGCGCTGTTTAGAAGTACAAATAGATCCAACCAGCGGAATGAGGTGATTGTATTACTCACACCTCAAATTATGGATGACTCTGAAAACTCCTCTTATGGTTATAACTACAATCCCAGCCCAGAAGTTCGACAAATCCTTGAACGTCGAGGGTTGAAGCTTCCCGGTAGGCAATAA
- a CDS encoding HU family DNA-binding protein — protein MNKGELVDAVAEKASVTKKQADAVLTAALETIIEAVSSGDKVTLVGFGSFESRERKAREGRNPKTNEKMEIPATRVPAFSAGKLFREKVAPPKA, from the coding sequence ATGAACAAAGGTGAATTAGTTGATGCCGTAGCTGAAAAAGCTAGTGTTACCAAAAAACAAGCGGATGCAGTCTTAACTGCCGCTTTGGAAACGATTATTGAAGCGGTTTCCTCTGGTGATAAGGTGACATTGGTGGGATTTGGCTCATTTGAATCACGCGAACGTAAAGCCCGCGAAGGTCGCAACCCGAAAACAAATGAGAAAATGGAAATTCCCGCAACGAGAGTTCCTGCTTTCTCCGCAGGCAAACTGTTTAGAGAAAAGGTAGCACCCCCAAAAGCATAG
- a CDS encoding PilN domain-containing protein — protein sequence MYSLDVNFLKDRPAYQQKPERKGGISLNFPTGNLTPVYVGVAVGIGLPALLGVSWFLLQGKIVELDAQIATLDQESKRLDTEIGNLNKIKDETSAVKGETQALVTVFDQIRPWSAMLQDLRDRIPTAVQIETIRQIPPIAVAEGLPPSNPSGGLEITGFARSFNDVNDFLLSLQQSRFLKSTESRILTATLVDAPSIPGAAQPPSGVTIKPPQVVKYTIQSGMSDVPASELIRELEKKGTVGLVTRIRSMQQTGVIPK from the coding sequence ATGTACAGTTTGGATGTTAATTTTCTTAAAGATCGCCCAGCATACCAGCAAAAGCCGGAGAGAAAAGGAGGAATATCCCTAAACTTCCCTACGGGTAATTTGACACCAGTGTATGTGGGAGTTGCAGTAGGTATAGGTCTTCCAGCTTTATTGGGAGTTAGTTGGTTCTTGTTGCAAGGGAAGATTGTTGAATTAGATGCTCAAATAGCAACACTCGATCAGGAAAGCAAGAGATTAGATACTGAAATAGGAAATCTGAACAAAATCAAAGACGAGACGAGTGCAGTTAAAGGGGAAACCCAAGCTTTAGTAACTGTATTTGACCAGATTCGACCTTGGTCAGCAATGCTGCAAGATTTGCGCGATCGCATCCCAACGGCAGTGCAAATCGAGACCATCAGACAAATCCCACCAATTGCGGTAGCTGAAGGGCTGCCTCCAAGCAATCCCTCGGGGGGATTAGAAATTACTGGATTTGCTCGTTCTTTTAACGATGTCAATGATTTCTTATTGAGTTTACAACAGTCTCGGTTCTTGAAGTCCACAGAAAGCAGAATTCTAACCGCAACGTTAGTAGATGCTCCCTCAATACCAGGTGCAGCTCAACCTCCTAGTGGTGTAACAATTAAGCCTCCACAAGTAGTTAAATACACTATCCAATCTGGTATGAGTGACGTTCCAGCTTCGGAATTAATCCGGGAGTTGGAAAAAAAAGGCACAGTGGGGTTAGTAACTCGAATTCGTAGTATGCAACAAACAGGAGTCATTCCAAAATGA
- the cobD gene encoding threonine-phosphate decarboxylase CobD yields the protein MRQPAHGGNLAWAAALAGCPPDAILDFSASISPLGPPNSAIAAILSQLGNLKHYPDPNYSELRLALSHFHQLPPEWILPGNGSAELLTLIGRELAQLAATTLITPAFGDYYRTLAAYNANVLECPLSLITGHWSLFIDKGQRTNDKGLLLNNPHNPTGKIFSRDSILPYLEQFALVVVDEAFMDFVPPNEEQSLIPVVQEYPNLVILRSLTKFYSLPGLRLGYAIAHPDCLAKWQQWRDPWPVNTLAAAAAIAALQDTEFQQQTWAWLPPARNQLFQGLAEIPGLQPQVSAANFLLVESQESTSQLQHQLLKYHQILIRDCLSFKELGDRFFRVAVREESDNQRLLTALNSVLSVEC from the coding sequence ATGCGGCAACCTGCACACGGGGGGAATTTAGCCTGGGCAGCAGCACTGGCTGGCTGTCCCCCTGATGCTATTCTGGATTTTTCTGCTAGCATCAGCCCGTTGGGGCCTCCAAACAGCGCGATCGCTGCTATACTGTCCCAACTTGGTAATCTTAAGCACTATCCAGATCCAAACTATAGTGAACTGAGACTAGCTCTCAGTCACTTCCATCAACTGCCTCCTGAGTGGATTCTGCCGGGTAACGGCTCCGCAGAATTACTCACTTTAATAGGTAGGGAATTGGCTCAATTAGCCGCGACAACTTTAATCACTCCAGCCTTTGGTGACTATTACCGAACCTTGGCAGCGTATAACGCTAATGTGCTGGAGTGTCCTTTGTCATTAATCACTGGTCATTGGTCATTATTCATTGACAAAGGACAAAGGACAAATGACAAAGGATTATTGCTGAATAATCCCCACAACCCAACCGGAAAGATATTTTCACGGGACTCTATTTTGCCCTACCTGGAGCAATTTGCTTTGGTTGTGGTGGATGAAGCATTTATGGATTTTGTGCCGCCTAATGAGGAACAAAGCCTAATTCCGGTGGTGCAGGAATATCCGAATTTAGTAATATTGCGATCGCTAACCAAATTTTACAGTCTCCCAGGATTGCGATTAGGATATGCGATCGCCCACCCCGACTGCCTAGCTAAATGGCAGCAATGGCGTGACCCCTGGCCCGTAAACACTCTAGCGGCGGCAGCAGCAATTGCTGCTCTCCAGGATACAGAGTTTCAGCAGCAAACCTGGGCATGGCTACCACCTGCACGAAACCAACTCTTTCAGGGTTTGGCTGAAATACCGGGATTGCAACCCCAAGTAAGTGCTGCTAACTTTTTACTGGTTGAATCTCAAGAGTCTACTTCGCAGTTACAGCACCAATTACTCAAATATCACCAGATTTTAATCCGTGATTGCCTTAGTTTTAAAGAATTAGGCGATCGCTTTTTCCGGGTTGCTGTACGTGAAGAGTCTGATAACCAACGCTTACTAACAGCGCTAAACTCAGTGTTGAGTGTTGAGTGTTAA
- a CDS encoding transposase yields MENISQWVGIDVSKATLDVYIRPMGKALKVANTEVEISHLVEQLKSFDLNLIVLEATGGLETELIIQLQAALLPVALINPRLGRDFAKATGRLAKTDAIDAQILAHFGEAMKPQVLAIESETARQLGELISRRRQLVEMQTAEKNRRARARGKALADIEAHIEYLEERLKQLNQQIQELTQNNQQWIDKVNLLKTTPGIGQVISTTLVSDLPELGQLTAKQISRLVGVAPINHDSGQHKGKRMINGGRAHVRATLYMGAVVAMRHNPVIKAFYQRLVERGKSKKLALTACVHKMLVILNAMVRDNLPWCLTDNFKPIVNV; encoded by the coding sequence ATGGAAAATATTTCTCAATGGGTAGGCATTGATGTGAGTAAAGCAACTCTCGATGTTTATATCCGTCCAATGGGTAAAGCATTGAAAGTTGCTAATACAGAAGTAGAAATATCTCATCTAGTAGAACAACTCAAATCATTTGATTTAAATCTGATTGTGTTAGAAGCAACAGGAGGATTAGAAACAGAACTTATTATCCAATTGCAGGCAGCACTTTTACCAGTAGCATTAATTAATCCACGCCTTGGAAGAGATTTTGCGAAAGCCACAGGTCGGTTGGCAAAAACTGATGCTATTGATGCACAAATTTTGGCACACTTTGGGGAAGCAATGAAACCCCAGGTGTTAGCAATTGAATCTGAAACAGCGCGTCAACTGGGCGAATTAATTAGTCGCAGAAGACAGTTAGTCGAGATGCAGACTGCTGAGAAAAATCGTCGGGCGCGTGCCCGTGGTAAAGCATTAGCAGATATTGAGGCTCATATTGAATATCTTGAAGAGCGTCTCAAACAGCTCAATCAACAAATTCAGGAATTGACGCAAAATAATCAACAATGGATTGATAAAGTCAATTTACTCAAAACTACTCCTGGTATTGGTCAAGTTATTTCTACTACCCTCGTTTCTGACTTACCAGAACTCGGTCAATTAACTGCCAAACAAATCTCTCGTTTAGTTGGTGTTGCACCGATCAATCATGATAGTGGTCAACACAAAGGTAAGCGGATGATTAATGGTGGTCGTGCCCATGTTCGAGCGACTCTTTATATGGGTGCTGTGGTTGCTATGCGTCATAATCCCGTTATCAAAGCCTTTTATCAGCGCCTTGTCGAACGTGGTAAATCCAAAAAATTGGCCCTAACTGCTTGCGTTCATAAGATGTTAGTCATTTTAAATGCAATGGTTCGAGATAATTTGCCTTGGTGTCTAACTGACAACTTTAAACCAATTGTCAATGTTTAA
- a CDS encoding DUF3685 domain-containing protein, whose translation MSDRPLKLLLFDQDPIFRLGLRVALEAIPNLEVTGVVESDTTALQILAEIAQEDPKQVNLVVLEFGNGRSITSQQLGLQFCRQLKALYPNLPILLLSSVQEQGLLLAAKSIGVNGYCPKGTPLPELVAAMQEVADGGEYWFRNREAIATPHSSLPIRDAINRVSPNSPLPFYRQRNNLRLSGIGYIEATLAAVTAQLQVPGLAVLDRAVLAGQRRELLAARWLLDRLLVSSQERQEEDIPGADEPPLTPSLSSAIQPRQTVLPLLSIGTLQFNLFASCITKLQFPLRNVTDIPLEIDIFREDKKRELLYLILQKLTEQLDELRASQLDVNQLYEVKNILLRDLWEVAITDFFGKFSQIKIGNQNIGIVNFLLQNIEVVQRDILNKIPLVFELYSYLIFQTELRIDNTSYPVLGTEAKSQALMILENLLIQVANGVVQPLLNSLADVEIMKQNLYCREFISTREIERFRNDLSWKYRLINYIEEPKAVFESRYDLFVIAPRGIAKASVYAPRNQELAKLSNIPLIVTLLLEFSDAITPRLKSLLSFLGSGIVFILTQIIGRGLGLIGRGILQGIGSVSLLEKNLRRNSDRTK comes from the coding sequence ATGAGCGATCGCCCTTTAAAATTATTGTTATTCGACCAAGACCCAATTTTTCGTTTGGGATTACGGGTAGCTTTGGAAGCAATTCCTAACCTGGAAGTAACAGGAGTAGTAGAAAGTGATACCACTGCCTTGCAGATTTTAGCAGAAATTGCCCAAGAAGACCCTAAACAGGTGAATTTGGTCGTTTTGGAATTCGGTAATGGTCGCTCCATCACCAGCCAGCAGCTAGGTTTACAATTCTGTCGGCAACTCAAAGCCTTATATCCCAACCTGCCAATTCTGCTTCTTAGTTCTGTGCAAGAACAAGGACTGCTATTAGCGGCGAAATCTATTGGTGTAAATGGCTACTGCCCCAAGGGTACACCACTTCCTGAGTTAGTCGCTGCTATGCAAGAAGTTGCAGATGGTGGTGAATATTGGTTTCGAAACAGGGAAGCGATCGCAACTCCTCACTCCTCACTCCCTATTAGAGATGCGATTAATCGCGTCTCTCCCAACTCCCCACTCCCTTTTTATAGACAGCGAAATAATTTACGTTTGTCAGGAATTGGTTACATTGAAGCTACCCTAGCCGCAGTCACAGCACAATTACAAGTTCCTGGATTAGCAGTATTAGATCGGGCAGTTTTAGCTGGACAGAGGCGAGAACTGCTAGCGGCTCGTTGGTTGCTAGATCGGTTGTTAGTTTCATCACAAGAAAGGCAAGAGGAAGATATTCCGGGTGCTGATGAGCCACCTCTTACCCCTTCATTGAGTAGTGCCATTCAGCCACGGCAAACTGTTTTACCTTTACTTAGTATAGGAACACTACAATTTAACTTGTTTGCATCTTGCATTACCAAGCTTCAATTTCCTTTACGAAATGTCACAGATATCCCTTTAGAAATTGACATCTTTCGTGAAGATAAAAAGCGGGAATTGCTTTATCTTATCCTGCAAAAATTGACTGAACAATTGGATGAATTGCGTGCTTCTCAACTTGATGTAAATCAATTGTATGAGGTAAAAAATATATTATTGCGCGATTTATGGGAAGTAGCAATTACAGATTTTTTTGGAAAATTTTCTCAAATAAAAATAGGGAATCAAAATATAGGAATTGTTAATTTTTTGCTGCAAAATATAGAAGTTGTGCAAAGAGATATTCTCAACAAGATTCCGCTAGTTTTTGAGTTATATTCTTATTTAATTTTTCAAACAGAATTGAGAATTGATAATACGTCATATCCTGTATTAGGGACTGAAGCAAAGTCCCAAGCATTAATGATTTTAGAAAACTTGTTGATTCAGGTAGCGAATGGAGTTGTGCAACCACTGTTAAATTCTTTAGCAGATGTGGAAATCATGAAGCAAAATTTATATTGCAGGGAATTTATTTCCACCAGAGAAATTGAACGTTTTAGAAATGATTTATCGTGGAAGTATCGTCTAATTAATTATATAGAGGAGCCGAAAGCAGTTTTTGAAAGTCGCTATGATCTATTTGTTATTGCCCCTCGTGGTATTGCCAAAGCTTCAGTTTATGCTCCTCGGAATCAGGAGTTAGCAAAACTTTCTAATATTCCTTTAATAGTGACTTTACTTTTAGAATTTAGTGATGCGATCACACCGCGTTTAAAATCACTATTATCTTTTTTAGGTAGCGGTATAGTCTTCATCCTTACCCAAATAATTGGTCGTGGTTTAGGTTTAATCGGTCGTGGTATTCTTCAAGGTATTGGTAGCGTTTCGTTACTAGAAAAGAATCTGAGACGAAATAGCGATCGCACTAAGTGA
- a CDS encoding phosphatidate cytidylyltransferase, which translates to MTNDFIGLAISYIYAISLLVIGEGLRRLFGVKPDLTRKVIHIGAGMWVFGVLLLFNRWEIGIIPFATFIGLNYLFYRYRFIGAMDTQDSSPGTVYFAISVTLLFGLLWRPDGPVDSVAIAVAGIMAMTWGDALAALIGRRFGQHKYQVGNSVRSWEGSAAMFVASTVVIFLVLLLLPGSSLSPLGTPLTLGLALLTAVVAATFATLVEAVSPHGTDNLSVPLVTAGVVWVIKQNLHLFS; encoded by the coding sequence ATGACAAATGACTTTATCGGACTAGCAATTTCTTATATTTACGCGATTAGTTTGCTTGTGATTGGCGAGGGACTGCGTAGGCTGTTTGGTGTAAAGCCGGATTTGACCCGCAAGGTAATCCATATTGGTGCAGGGATGTGGGTTTTCGGTGTCCTGCTATTGTTTAATCGCTGGGAAATCGGAATTATACCTTTTGCCACCTTTATAGGGCTTAACTACCTGTTCTACCGCTACCGATTCATTGGGGCAATGGATACTCAGGATAGCTCACCTGGTACAGTTTATTTCGCTATCTCAGTGACATTGCTTTTCGGGCTACTGTGGCGACCAGACGGGCCAGTAGATAGCGTTGCGATCGCTGTTGCTGGGATAATGGCGATGACCTGGGGTGATGCACTAGCAGCATTAATCGGTAGACGCTTCGGGCAGCATAAATACCAAGTAGGAAATTCAGTGCGTTCCTGGGAAGGTTCGGCAGCAATGTTTGTGGCGAGTACGGTAGTGATTTTCTTGGTGCTGTTGCTGCTACCTGGTTCATCACTAAGTCCTCTAGGAACGCCTTTAACTTTAGGGTTAGCATTGTTGACAGCGGTGGTAGCTGCTACTTTCGCCACCCTAGTAGAGGCAGTCTCACCCCACGGCACAGATAACCTCAGTGTGCCTTTAGTCACGGCTGGCGTGGTGTGGGTAATAAAACAAAATCTTCACCTGTTCTCTTAG
- a CDS encoding NAD(P)/FAD-dependent oxidoreductase encodes MTIDYDVVIIGGSLAGYYAALAATQLRATVALVEPKVDYGFTHHHALTEIGKLAQKLNDAASFGIHATKTDISEECHISMAWQEAMLYAQCVAANLKEQHSPAVLAALGVDVIVGSGQFQSSPQLAFAVNNRLLHARTYLLASGSRPEIPEIEGLQGTGYLTLSNIWQSLQGETLPKNWVIIGGTPQSIEIAQTLARFGCSVTLVVKHPYVLSHIDHEIAILLQAQLEVEGVRVLTDKPVTQVRLIEDKKWIQAGDKAIETDEILVATGQQPNIESLNLATVGVKWHQRSLVVNDKLQTTNHRIYACGDVIGGYDFANIANYEAKIALKNALFFPRLRVNYRSIPWAMFSVPMVAQVGLTEAQAKRLFSRDEVLVLRQYFKTVAAAQLRDETTGMCKLIVLRNGEILGASILGAEAGELINLIALAMSQKIKVKDLANLSPVYPSFSEILEQAAREWSKQKLNRDIAWQEFLEGFFHFRRNWNL; translated from the coding sequence ATGACAATTGACTACGATGTTGTAATTATTGGCGGCAGTCTTGCTGGATACTACGCTGCTCTTGCTGCAACCCAACTACGTGCTACGGTTGCCTTGGTGGAACCTAAAGTAGACTATGGGTTTACTCATCACCATGCTCTTACCGAAATCGGTAAACTGGCGCAGAAGTTGAATGATGCCGCTAGTTTTGGTATTCATGCCACAAAGACTGATATTTCAGAAGAATGCCACATATCTATGGCATGGCAAGAAGCGATGCTGTATGCTCAATGCGTCGCCGCAAATCTCAAAGAACAGCATTCTCCCGCCGTCCTAGCCGCGCTGGGGGTAGATGTCATTGTTGGTAGTGGTCAATTTCAATCTTCGCCCCAACTGGCTTTTGCCGTTAACAATCGCCTACTACACGCCCGTACTTATTTGCTAGCGAGTGGTTCGCGTCCAGAAATTCCAGAGATTGAGGGATTGCAAGGCACTGGCTATCTAACCCTTTCTAATATTTGGCAATCTTTACAGGGAGAGACATTACCCAAAAATTGGGTAATTATCGGTGGAACTCCTCAAAGCATTGAAATTGCTCAAACTTTAGCGCGATTTGGTTGCAGTGTGACGCTAGTAGTCAAGCATCCTTATGTTCTCTCCCATATTGACCATGAAATAGCCATATTGCTTCAGGCACAGTTGGAAGTCGAAGGTGTGCGCGTCCTTACTGATAAACCAGTAACTCAGGTGAGGCTAATTGAGGATAAAAAGTGGATTCAAGCAGGAGATAAAGCCATTGAAACTGATGAAATTTTAGTGGCGACTGGACAACAGCCGAATATTGAATCCCTAAATTTGGCAACGGTAGGCGTGAAATGGCATCAGCGTAGTTTAGTGGTAAATGATAAACTACAAACCACTAACCACCGCATTTACGCTTGTGGTGATGTAATTGGTGGTTACGACTTTGCCAATATCGCTAATTATGAAGCAAAAATTGCCCTAAAAAATGCACTCTTTTTCCCCAGATTACGAGTAAATTATCGCTCCATTCCTTGGGCAATGTTTTCTGTGCCGATGGTGGCGCAAGTGGGTTTGACAGAGGCACAGGCAAAACGTCTATTTAGTCGAGATGAAGTTTTAGTTTTGCGTCAATATTTTAAAACAGTGGCAGCAGCGCAACTTCGGGACGAAACCACTGGTATGTGTAAATTAATTGTGCTACGTAATGGCGAAATTTTGGGAGCTTCGATATTAGGGGCAGAAGCTGGAGAATTAATTAATTTGATTGCCTTAGCAATGTCCCAAAAAATTAAAGTCAAAGATTTAGCAAATCTATCTCCTGTCTATCCCAGTTTCTCAGAAATTCTGGAACAAGCTGCAAGAGAGTGGAGTAAGCAGAAGTTAAATAGAGATATTGCTTGGCAAGAGTTTTTAGAAGGTTTCTTCCATTTCCGCCGCAATTGGAATTTATAA